One Paenibacillus crassostreae DNA segment encodes these proteins:
- a CDS encoding RicAFT regulatory complex protein RicA family protein yields the protein MMTYDTKDLVIQEDIMLKTKELANLISSSEEVKQFQQAEEKIQNHIRVQDLISIIKKKQKEVVAFESFQNKEMVAKIEAEIEELQDEIDGIPVVVEFQQSQSDINYLLQLVISVIRDTVAEKVNVEVGTDSPPSSCG from the coding sequence ATGATGACTTACGATACGAAAGATTTGGTAATCCAAGAAGATATTATGCTGAAAACGAAAGAATTAGCGAACTTGATTTCTAGTAGCGAAGAAGTGAAGCAATTCCAACAAGCAGAAGAGAAAATTCAGAACCATATACGAGTACAAGACTTGATATCTATCATTAAAAAGAAGCAAAAAGAAGTTGTTGCTTTCGAATCTTTTCAGAACAAAGAGATGGTTGCTAAGATTGAAGCAGAAATAGAAGAACTTCAAGATGAGATCGACGGTATCCCCGTAGTTGTTGAATTCCAACAAAGTCAAAGTGATATCAACTATTTACTGCAATTGGTGATATCGGTTATCCGAGATACGGTAGCTGAGAAAGTGAATGTTGAAGTGGGAACAGACTCACCACCATCGAGTTGCGGTTAA
- a CDS encoding PaaI family thioesterase encodes MEGLESMIAKGMDTFWGYLGCEFISGDQKEVKISLDAKEHHMNSLGIVHGGVLTSLMDQAMGMVATAAKNVDACVTTNMNVHFVAPMKMGLLTVTAVVIHEAGRSLTTEARIHDQEGTLGCISTGSFRVVGSKK; translated from the coding sequence ATGGAAGGATTAGAAAGTATGATCGCCAAGGGTATGGATACCTTTTGGGGATATCTAGGGTGTGAATTTATCTCTGGGGATCAAAAAGAAGTGAAGATTTCATTGGATGCCAAGGAACATCATATGAATTCTCTTGGCATTGTCCATGGAGGAGTACTTACTTCATTGATGGATCAAGCGATGGGCATGGTTGCAACTGCTGCCAAGAATGTGGACGCTTGTGTTACGACGAATATGAATGTACACTTTGTAGCTCCAATGAAAATGGGACTTCTAACAGTTACAGCCGTCGTCATCCACGAAGCGGGCCGTAGCTTAACGACAGAAGCGCGTATTCATGATCAAGAAGGAACATTAGGTTGTATTTCTACAGGTAGCTTCCGAGTCGTGGGCAGCAAGAAGTAA
- a CDS encoding cysteine hydrolase family protein, with product MDALIVIDFTYDFVEGSLPVGQPAIDIQETIATLTQQYVDQGDFVVMAVDLHEENDPYHPESKLFPPHNIRGTQGRALYGELANVYQRNMDSIYWMDKSRYSAFCGTNLDILLKERGITKVHLIGVCTDICVLHTAVDAYNKGYAITVFEDAVASFNPQGHEWALAHFKGSLGAEVIISSK from the coding sequence ATGGATGCATTGATTGTTATTGATTTCACTTATGATTTCGTGGAAGGAAGTCTTCCGGTTGGTCAACCAGCTATTGATATCCAGGAGACGATAGCAACACTTACTCAACAGTATGTGGATCAAGGGGACTTTGTCGTGATGGCGGTTGATCTTCATGAGGAGAATGACCCTTACCATCCAGAGAGTAAGCTATTCCCTCCACATAATATTCGGGGTACGCAAGGAAGAGCATTATACGGTGAACTAGCAAATGTTTATCAACGGAACATGGATTCAATCTATTGGATGGATAAAAGTCGATACAGTGCCTTTTGTGGAACGAATTTAGATATTCTACTCAAGGAACGTGGGATAACTAAAGTTCATTTAATAGGAGTATGTACAGATATTTGTGTGCTACATACAGCTGTAGATGCTTATAACAAAGGATATGCTATAACGGTATTCGAGGATGCAGTAGCTAGCTTTAATCCGCAGGGACATGAATGGGCATTAGCTCATTTCAAAGGTAGTCTAGGTGCAGAAGTTATTATAAGCTCGAAGTGA
- a CDS encoding 2-oxoacid:acceptor oxidoreductase family protein, whose protein sequence is MVQLPKVNELGFFEIRLESIGGLGANLAGKMLAEAGVDGAGLNGVSFSSYGSEKKGSHVKAHIRFCDLNTPIRDTSPVERPHVISIFHEALAKTSSVISGIYADSIVLVNSQKTPEQLKKAMKMLGGTVAVIDATGIALTEKNRVNMAMLGAMFRLCPFLDPDTMKDVIHKSLEKKYPQSVASALNTFERGYNEVIIRDFPLEQGMTMPDFVRSDIPVIGYETQPMGGLITNPGNSFLKDLSISRAGMMPHFEIDDCIHCAQCDTVCPDICFVWEEQPDKKGRPQMFLKGIDYQYCKGCLKCIEACPTDALSSVLEQDGVADAQSVKHIFDLV, encoded by the coding sequence GTGGTACAACTACCCAAGGTAAATGAACTAGGTTTCTTTGAAATTAGATTAGAATCAATCGGAGGTCTTGGAGCGAACCTTGCTGGCAAAATGTTAGCAGAAGCTGGTGTTGATGGTGCGGGACTGAATGGTGTGAGTTTCTCATCATATGGTTCGGAGAAGAAAGGTTCACATGTGAAAGCACATATCCGGTTTTGCGATCTTAACACACCGATTCGTGATACGTCGCCGGTAGAAAGACCACATGTCATCAGCATTTTTCATGAAGCTCTGGCCAAAACGTCCAGTGTCATTAGTGGGATTTATGCAGATAGTATTGTACTTGTTAATTCGCAGAAAACTCCTGAACAATTAAAAAAAGCTATGAAAATGCTCGGAGGAACAGTTGCAGTGATCGACGCGACTGGTATAGCTTTGACTGAAAAAAATAGAGTCAATATGGCGATGCTTGGAGCGATGTTCCGCCTATGTCCGTTCCTTGACCCGGATACGATGAAAGATGTCATTCATAAATCGCTTGAGAAGAAATACCCGCAAAGTGTAGCTTCAGCCTTAAATACATTTGAGCGTGGATATAACGAAGTGATCATACGAGATTTTCCACTAGAACAAGGGATGACAATGCCGGATTTTGTACGCTCAGATATTCCTGTAATAGGTTATGAAACACAACCAATGGGTGGGCTCATTACTAATCCTGGGAATAGCTTTTTGAAAGATTTGAGTATTTCACGTGCTGGAATGATGCCACATTTTGAAATTGATGATTGTATTCATTGTGCTCAATGCGACACGGTATGCCCGGATATATGCTTCGTATGGGAAGAGCAGCCTGATAAAAAAGGAAGACCGCAAATGTTCCTCAAAGGAATTGACTATCAGTATTGTAAAGGTTGTCTGAAATGCATCGAGGCTTGTCCAACGGATGCCCTCTCAAGTGTACTTGAACAAGATGGTGTAGCGGATGCTCAGAGTGTTAAACATATTTTTGATTTAGTATAG
- a CDS encoding SulP family inorganic anion transporter: MKVSFRGRYLGYSRQSFQKDTISGLIVGIVAIPLGMAFAIASGVKPEYGLYTTIIAGILISLLGGSKFQIGGPTGAFIPIIFAIVMQYGYENLLIAGFMAGILLFLMGLFKLGAVIKFIPRPVTIGFTTGIAVTIFGGQLSNFFGLENLEKHEYFFSNMKEVVMHLGATNSYSILVAAICLTTIYITPKLFPRIPSSLAGLLLSTVVAALLFPDKVATIGSTYGAISNSLPNFHFPDFTLDKIQNLIQPAFVIAMLGGIESLLSAVVADGMTGTRHHSNRELMGQGVANMITPLFGGIPATGAIARTATNIKNGAVSPISGVIHGIVVLLVLVLFAPYASRIPLASMAPILMVVAWNMSERHEFAHIVKSKSLETLVLLTTFLLTVFKDLTIAVEIGLVCSAIVFIKHMSQHLKMSKVLPDNFAKNDQVVAHTVNDEHNCPYISIYELEGPLFFGVADQFEKSIMDEIAHGPKVLILKMNNVPYIDTTGEANFTTVMKYFIKQGGTVLITEIQNQPLQVLQNIHLDEVIGKENFFDQTGEAISHSFTKLHKSQCLGCQHDAFRECQMRSNPTVKAVDHQVLEPTLVK, translated from the coding sequence ATGAAGGTTTCTTTTAGAGGCCGCTATTTAGGATATAGCAGACAATCATTTCAGAAAGATACGATTTCGGGTCTTATTGTTGGGATCGTCGCCATTCCACTAGGAATGGCGTTTGCCATTGCATCAGGTGTTAAACCTGAATATGGATTATATACGACGATCATCGCTGGTATTTTGATTTCTTTATTAGGAGGATCGAAATTTCAAATTGGAGGTCCAACAGGGGCATTTATCCCTATTATTTTTGCTATCGTTATGCAATATGGGTATGAGAATTTATTAATTGCTGGATTTATGGCTGGAATATTACTATTCTTGATGGGATTATTTAAGCTTGGGGCTGTCATTAAGTTCATTCCACGTCCGGTTACGATAGGTTTTACTACCGGGATTGCAGTGACCATCTTTGGGGGACAATTATCTAACTTCTTTGGATTGGAGAATTTAGAGAAACATGAATATTTCTTTTCTAACATGAAAGAAGTAGTAATGCATCTAGGTGCAACCAATAGCTATAGTATTCTAGTCGCGGCAATTTGTCTCACAACGATCTACATCACACCTAAGTTGTTTCCTAGAATTCCAAGTTCGTTGGCAGGCCTATTGTTATCAACTGTTGTTGCAGCTCTATTATTCCCAGATAAAGTGGCAACAATAGGTTCAACCTATGGGGCTATTTCGAACAGTTTACCTAACTTCCACTTTCCAGACTTTACGTTGGATAAGATACAGAATTTAATACAACCTGCATTTGTGATTGCCATGTTAGGCGGGATTGAATCATTACTATCTGCTGTCGTGGCTGATGGGATGACGGGAACAAGACATCATAGTAATAGAGAGCTAATGGGGCAAGGCGTAGCTAATATGATCACACCTCTATTTGGTGGGATTCCGGCTACAGGAGCTATTGCTAGAACGGCAACGAATATCAAGAATGGAGCTGTTTCCCCGATATCAGGAGTCATACATGGTATCGTTGTTCTATTAGTGCTTGTTCTGTTCGCTCCTTACGCTTCAAGAATACCATTAGCAAGTATGGCACCGATCCTGATGGTTGTAGCTTGGAATATGAGTGAGCGTCATGAGTTTGCGCATATTGTGAAATCCAAATCTTTGGAAACGTTAGTACTGTTAACGACATTTTTATTAACTGTATTCAAGGATCTAACGATAGCTGTGGAAATTGGTTTAGTATGTTCAGCGATTGTCTTTATCAAACATATGAGTCAACATTTGAAAATGTCAAAAGTATTACCAGACAACTTCGCCAAGAATGATCAGGTCGTTGCACATACGGTTAATGATGAGCATAATTGTCCGTATATTAGTATTTATGAGTTAGAGGGGCCGCTGTTTTTTGGGGTGGCGGATCAATTCGAGAAATCTATTATGGATGAAATTGCGCATGGACCCAAAGTTCTTATTCTAAAAATGAATAATGTCCCCTATATAGATACAACAGGTGAGGCAAACTTTACCACTGTGATGAAATATTTCATTAAGCAGGGTGGGACGGTTCTAATCACAGAAATTCAGAACCAACCATTACAAGTACTTCAGAATATACATTTGGATGAAGTTATTGGAAAAGAGAACTTTTTTGATCAGACAGGTGAGGCTATAAGCCATTCATTTACGAAATTACACAAATCACAATGTTTAGGTTGTCAACATGATGCATTTCGAGAATGTCAAATGCGGTCTAATCCTACTGTGAAGGCTGTTGATCATCAAGTTCTTGAGCCTACTTTAGTTAAATAA
- the miaB gene encoding tRNA (N6-isopentenyl adenosine(37)-C2)-methylthiotransferase MiaB, translated as MTNDNHNSLNDKTGKESKDYSKYFDFSDAKVLSEDEFGKRIRIKGREINIKSEPNHRQEKQRGKEDVQVLYGNAVPDELKAIGEGKHYIVYTFGCQMNEHDTETIKGLLEQMGYRSTEDRKVADMILLNTCAIRENAEDKVFGELGHLMHLKTEKPDLILGVCGCMAQEENVVNRILQKHGFVDLIFGTHNIHRLPHLIKEALFSKELVVDVWSKEGDIIENLPKKREGMKAWVNIMYGCDKFCTYCIVPFTRGKERSRRPEDVIAEVRDLARQGFKEVTLLGQNVNAYGKDFTDITYSFANLMDDMRLIDIPRVRFTTSHPRDFDDDLVDVLAKGGNLVEHVHLPVQSGSTEVLKKMSRKYSRDRYLELAHKIKKAIPNVGLTTDIIVGFPGETDEQFEETMTLVQDIGYDSAFTFIYSPREGTPAASMEDNVPMKVKKERLQRLNQAIMDNSRNNNEKMQGQIVEVLVEGESKNNESVLAGRTRSNKLVHFEGSKDLIGSLVNVEINEVKTWYIKGEIVPETVAINS; from the coding sequence ATGACTAATGATAACCACAACTCACTGAACGATAAGACCGGAAAGGAATCGAAAGATTACTCCAAATACTTTGATTTCTCTGATGCTAAAGTGCTATCTGAAGATGAATTCGGCAAGAGAATTCGAATTAAGGGCAGAGAAATTAATATAAAATCAGAGCCTAACCATAGACAAGAAAAACAACGTGGAAAAGAAGATGTTCAGGTATTGTATGGCAATGCGGTCCCAGACGAACTGAAAGCGATCGGTGAAGGCAAACACTATATTGTTTATACCTTTGGCTGCCAAATGAATGAACATGATACAGAGACGATTAAAGGGCTCTTAGAACAGATGGGCTATCGTAGTACGGAAGATCGTAAAGTGGCAGACATGATTCTTCTTAACACATGTGCTATACGGGAAAATGCTGAGGATAAGGTTTTCGGTGAACTTGGACATCTCATGCATCTGAAAACAGAGAAACCCGATTTAATCCTAGGTGTCTGCGGATGTATGGCCCAAGAAGAAAATGTGGTCAATCGTATTTTGCAGAAACATGGATTCGTTGATCTGATTTTTGGTACACATAATATTCATCGATTACCACATCTGATTAAGGAAGCATTATTCAGTAAAGAATTGGTGGTCGATGTGTGGTCTAAAGAAGGCGACATTATTGAGAACCTACCGAAGAAGCGCGAAGGTATGAAGGCGTGGGTCAACATTATGTACGGTTGTGATAAATTCTGTACCTATTGTATAGTCCCTTTCACTCGTGGTAAAGAGCGCAGTCGCCGTCCTGAAGATGTGATTGCGGAAGTTAGAGATCTTGCTCGTCAAGGCTTCAAAGAGGTGACATTGCTTGGGCAGAATGTGAATGCATATGGTAAAGATTTCACGGATATTACTTATAGCTTCGCGAATCTAATGGATGATATGCGTTTGATAGATATACCACGTGTAAGGTTTACAACATCTCATCCTAGAGATTTCGACGATGACTTAGTGGATGTATTGGCCAAAGGTGGTAATCTGGTAGAACATGTGCATTTACCAGTTCAATCTGGTAGCACGGAAGTTCTCAAAAAGATGAGCCGTAAATATTCGCGTGATCGATATTTAGAGTTAGCTCATAAGATCAAAAAAGCGATTCCTAATGTAGGGTTAACGACAGACATAATCGTTGGATTCCCTGGTGAGACGGATGAGCAATTTGAGGAAACGATGACACTTGTACAAGATATTGGCTACGATTCAGCGTTCACCTTTATCTATTCACCTCGTGAAGGAACACCAGCTGCGTCGATGGAAGATAATGTTCCAATGAAAGTGAAGAAGGAACGCTTACAGCGTCTCAATCAGGCAATAATGGATAACAGTCGTAACAATAATGAGAAGATGCAAGGACAAATTGTGGAAGTGCTAGTAGAAGGTGAGAGTAAGAATAACGAGTCAGTTCTTGCAGGAAGAACTCGCAGTAATAAGCTAGTACACTTTGAAGGTAGCAAAGACCTGATCGGTTCTCTAGTAAATGTGGAAATAAATGAAGTAAAGACATGGTATATTAAAGGTGAGATTGTACCTGAGACTGTTGCTATTAATTCATAA
- a CDS encoding NUDIX domain-containing protein, with translation MNEEEEKQPKNYNTQKYRTPDGVPADIVMFTLTKRERKTVTKTLPIRELKVMLIRRRSWPFAGKWALPGGFCRESESIYDAAKRELKEETGVDGGHLEYLGVYSQPGRDPRGWIISNAFFALVEEWMLEQRQAADDAEEVGLFGIHEALEQLELAFDHREIIRDAYIKIQQKMLQTTIAKQFLPKHFTLSELYQVIQTVVPEFKEPNFIRKITSTQSRQGILEEVRDETGKKLSSNQYSQRSAQLYMFTDDVPLLSIYT, from the coding sequence ATGAATGAAGAAGAAGAGAAGCAACCAAAAAATTATAATACGCAGAAATATCGTACACCAGATGGTGTCCCAGCTGACATTGTTATGTTTACACTAACGAAACGTGAACGGAAGACGGTTACGAAGACGTTACCTATTCGTGAACTTAAAGTGATGCTTATCCGTCGGAGGTCATGGCCATTTGCCGGTAAGTGGGCGTTACCTGGAGGATTCTGCAGAGAAAGCGAATCTATCTACGATGCAGCCAAGCGAGAGCTCAAAGAAGAGACGGGTGTGGATGGAGGTCATCTAGAGTATTTAGGTGTTTACAGTCAGCCTGGAAGAGATCCCCGCGGATGGATTATTAGCAATGCCTTTTTTGCACTAGTAGAAGAATGGATGCTAGAGCAAAGACAGGCAGCGGATGATGCAGAGGAAGTTGGATTGTTCGGAATTCATGAGGCTTTGGAACAGTTGGAGCTAGCTTTCGATCACCGTGAAATTATTCGCGATGCTTACATTAAAATTCAACAGAAGATGTTGCAGACAACAATTGCTAAGCAGTTCCTACCGAAGCATTTTACATTAAGTGAATTGTATCAGGTTATTCAAACAGTTGTACCGGAATTCAAGGAACCTAATTTCATTCGTAAAATCACTTCAACTCAAAGTAGACAGGGCATTCTGGAAGAAGTTAGAGATGAAACGGGTAAGAAACTTAGCTCTAATCAATATTCACAACGTTCTGCACAATTGTATATGTTTACGGATGATGTTCCGTTATTATCGATCTATACATAA
- a CDS encoding nicotinate phosphoribosyltransferase: MNTEELALHTDKYQINMMYAHWYLGTHENKAVFEAYFRRLPFGNGYAVFAGLERIVQYINNLRFTEDDIEYLAQQEENYDPAFLEELRQFRFKGSISSMREGALVFPDEPLIRVEGRMMEAQLVETAILNFMNFQTLIATKASRIRQIAKQDILLEFGTRRAQEADAAVWGARAAYIAGFHATSNMLAGKKFGIPTKGTHAHSWVQSFKNEQESFDAYAKVMPDLVTLLVDTYDTLKSGVPHAIETGKYLESIGKKLSAIRLDSGDLAYLSIHARKMLDEAGFPDVKIVASNDLDENTILNLKAQGARIDTWGVGTQLITAADQPALGGVYKLVERNVDGVMIPTLKISANPEKVTTPGKKDVYRIIDRKNGKALADYICFPDEEQPRGGGPIKLFNPQHSYLQKKIRNYDAIPMLEPIYVDGVQVYELPSLDVIRTYHMEQLDLFWPEYLRKMNPEIYRTNISEEVFELKKAMMAEYLQDDDN, from the coding sequence ATGAATACAGAGGAACTTGCTCTGCATACCGACAAATATCAGATTAATATGATGTATGCGCACTGGTACTTAGGAACACATGAGAACAAAGCTGTGTTCGAAGCCTATTTTCGTAGACTACCTTTTGGAAATGGTTATGCTGTGTTTGCAGGGTTGGAACGAATTGTTCAATACATTAACAATCTTCGATTTACGGAAGATGACATAGAATATCTTGCACAACAAGAAGAGAATTATGATCCAGCATTTCTAGAAGAACTGCGTCAATTTCGATTCAAAGGAAGTATCTCTTCCATGCGAGAAGGAGCATTAGTATTCCCTGATGAACCACTGATTCGGGTTGAAGGTAGAATGATGGAGGCACAATTAGTTGAAACGGCCATCCTAAATTTCATGAACTTTCAGACACTAATTGCAACGAAAGCCTCCAGAATTAGGCAAATTGCAAAACAGGATATTTTACTTGAATTTGGAACACGTCGTGCACAGGAAGCGGATGCTGCAGTATGGGGTGCTAGGGCTGCTTATATAGCGGGTTTTCATGCGACTTCCAATATGCTAGCGGGTAAGAAGTTTGGTATTCCAACAAAAGGTACACATGCCCATTCATGGGTGCAGAGTTTCAAGAATGAGCAGGAATCCTTTGATGCCTATGCTAAAGTTATGCCAGATTTAGTGACTTTATTAGTTGATACTTATGATACTCTTAAGAGTGGAGTTCCCCATGCGATTGAGACCGGAAAATATTTAGAGTCGATTGGGAAAAAGTTATCCGCTATACGATTAGATAGTGGTGATTTAGCATATCTCTCTATTCACGCTCGCAAAATGTTAGATGAAGCGGGATTCCCTGATGTTAAGATTGTTGCATCCAATGATCTTGATGAGAATACCATTCTCAACCTAAAAGCTCAAGGTGCAAGAATTGATACATGGGGAGTTGGAACTCAACTGATCACTGCAGCGGATCAACCGGCTTTAGGCGGTGTATACAAACTCGTTGAGCGTAATGTGGATGGTGTAATGATACCAACACTTAAGATTTCAGCCAATCCTGAGAAAGTAACTACACCTGGTAAGAAAGATGTATATCGTATTATTGATCGTAAGAATGGTAAAGCATTAGCAGATTATATATGTTTCCCAGATGAAGAACAACCACGTGGGGGCGGACCGATCAAGCTATTCAACCCACAGCATTCATATCTTCAAAAGAAGATTCGGAACTATGATGCAATTCCTATGTTAGAACCGATCTATGTGGATGGTGTTCAGGTATATGAACTACCCAGCCTAGATGTTATTCGTACCTATCATATGGAACAGCTAGATCTTTTCTGGCCAGAATATTTGCGGAAAATGAACCCGGAAATATACCGTACGAATATTAGTGAAGAAGTATTTGAACTTAAAAAAGCTATGATGGCGGAATATTTGCAAGATGATGATAATTAA